The following nucleotide sequence is from Phormidium ambiguum IAM M-71.
GTCCCCCTTGCTATAGGCGTAGCCTTCCCGCAGGGTAGGGGGACGGCGACAGCCGGGGGTTGATGATATGTCGCCCCTTCAGGAGAATTGGTATAACGCACGATCCCACCATATTTAGCGACACTGCATAAGTCCTAATTTACTTAACCCTTAAATTTCGCACTTCTTCCAAGTTTAATCCTGTTGTTTGACTGATAGTTTGGTCGTCTAATCCTAAATCAATTAATCGCTTGGCAATTTCTCGCCTGTTTTGATTAACCGCCTTTGTAATCGCATTCCGCTGATCATGAATGTAAATTTCTCGCTTTTCTAAATCTTCCAATTCTGCACGAGTTAAGTTAGCTTGATTAGCAATTGAAAAAGCTTTTTGAATTTCGGGAATTTCCCCTATTTCCTCTGGTACGGTTTCCAAACTCCTAGCGGTTTTAAGAAAATAAATCCATTTATCAGTAATGGTTTCTAACTGAGATAATTCTTTGTTAAATTTGGGCAATTCTACAAACACTAATTCAATATCATAAATTGAATAATCAACCAAGTAATCTTGCTCTTTGAGAGCAAAGCGAGAAATTACTTTATCCCAATTAGTAAACATTTCAAAATCGGTAATTGTTAGAGCAATTACAGGATTTAAAAGGTTATAATTTTCTCCTGAATCGAGTTGAATTGAATAAGCTTTTGCAGCGTTGTACAAAATCCGCTTTTCAAAACCTTCAACGTTCAATACTTGCATTTCGATAATTACAGTTTTGTCGCCTGTAATTTTGGCTTTGACATCCAAGTAAGTATCTTTAATGCCTCTAATTTTCGGTGCTAGATAAGGGTTGAGTATTTCTAAATCTTCAATGGTGGAATTGCCGTTATAAAGCAGAGCATTTAAAAAGCTGATTAAAATGTCTTTGCTTTGTTCAGAACCAAAGATTTTCTTAAATGCAAAGTCGGTTTTAGGGTTGATGAATCTCATGATATCATAAGTTAGATATTAATAGGTTAGTGTCTCTGCGTAAAGTTTCGGCTTCCTCTTTCAGTTTGTCTACCTCTAGTTTGCCAGCACCATCTGCAAAGGAATCAAGTGCTTGCTTTAATTGTTCTAACGTCTTAACTGGTAACTCTTTATCTTTCAATGATTGCTCTAAATCATTTTTATACTCACCCAAACAAGCGTCAAGAGCCTTAAAGTATATTTCAACTTTTTTTTCAAAGTATCCTTCTGTATATTCTTTAGCTTCTTGTTTTACTTCTTCTACCTTGCTTTCAAACAATTTAATTACTTCTCCCCTGTAATGAATTAAGTTAATGTAGTATTTTCCTTTTTTCTGCGGCTGGAAACCAAAAAAATTAGAAAACCAACCCGTTACTGCATCAATCGCCATGTGAACAGCTTGACGAATTGATTGCATTAAAGGATTATTTAGGATAACTTCATTGAATACAGAGATAAATAAACCATCAAATAAGTTTTTCAAGAAATCAACAAAATCGTCTGTATATTTAGATTCACCTTTAGGCTTGTTGAGTTTTACATAAACATCTACTATTCTTAGAGGCTCTGAACTAAAATGAACGTCGAAATCTTTTTTTAATCGCTCTTGAGCGCGTTTAATAATTGGTTGAGTTCGCCTTTCTAGTAAACTAGATAACTCTTGGATTAAAATTTCTGTCTGTTTTTCTGTATTTTCACATACACTATTTAATTCTGTTTCAATTACCTGTTTTATAAAATCTGCTATCTTAGTTGCAAATGACTTTGCATCCTCCTCATTCTCAAATTCAAATTCACCAGTATCTCCGTTGAGGAGATTCATGAAATATTTCGATACTCTAGCAATTGCATTTCTGAAAGAATCGACAGCATAACTAATAAGAAGACTATCTAGTTTTTCTATAACGTTTGTTTTTAGTCTTTCTAGGTTTCCATTTACAGTAACATCAATTTGCTTTTTTGTTTTCCCAACTTCTTGTTCCAATCTCTTACGACAATCTGCTAAACTAGCAAGTTCTTGATTCAGTTCATCAATAGCTTTCTTGAGTTTTTGAGCATCACTATCAATGTAACTCCTCCGAGCCTGTACGCTTTCACATAAACTATCTAAACGGACAAGACAAAGGTTAAGTGCGGACTCCATACAGCGAGGCGCAACTTGTTCCATGATGACATTGATAGCTTTTTCTAAAAAGGGTGCAAACCCTGATTCTTGCCAAAGCCTTCCTGCTTTACGTTGTAGTTTTTCTACTGTTGCATCTTCAAGTTCTTCTTCCCAATCAACGCGCCATATTTCTTGAGCAAGCGCTTGGGCTGCTTCAGATGCCTTAATATCTGAACTTTGTTGGGATTCCCGAAGAAAATCCATAGAACAGAATGCTTGTCTAGCCGAAATTTCAAATACTCGATCTGTATCGTCGATATTAACCAGTTGAAGGTTATTAGCAACAAACTGTCGCACCATATCAGTATCCATGTCACCTTTTCGGCGCTGATCTACTTTATTGACTAGAACATACAAATTTTGTTTACCTCTTGTTCTGATGACTTTCTGAACTTCATCTTTAATTTTTTCTGCTGGTTGTGCTTTAAGTTGGGTGAAATCCAGCACAATCAATACAAGCTGGCTGTTTGCAAGTTGTTTGGACACAACATATTCCAGTTTGGTGCTGACTCCCGACTCATTTGGCCCCGGCGTATCAACAATCACAAGATTTCCTAGCTTTTCTGATTGTTGATTTTGCTGAACTCGGAAAAAGGGAGTTTCAATACGAGGAACATCTTTTTCATCAAGCGACTGTAGAGGATCTTCAGACAGTTCTAGAATGCTGCAAAGGCGGATAATATGGTTTAGGTTGGTTAGTATTTTGTTAATTTCCTCAGAGCCAGCAATCTCAGATGGAACTGGAAAATCTTGCATAGTATTGATTTGTGTAAGTAAACCAGCTAAATGAGGATATTCACCAGTCTGGTTTATAACTTCGTTAATTCCATGTTGATCAATTTTCCCTTTTAAAGCCAAAAAAGCTTTCTCAAAAGCTGACCTAATTCCGTCACTTAGCTTGAGAATTGGCTGTGTAGCATTAACTTTGAATACAATTTCTGTGGGAAGCGTTGTCATTGCTGTAGCCGAACTTGGCAGAAGTTCTTGCCCAATAATGGCGTTGATGATTGTAGACTTGCCAGTGTTCATCGGTGCTGCGATCGCCATCCTTAGTTCCAGGTTCTCTACCTTGCCCCGTTCCTTGTCTACTTCGTGCTGGTAAATTTCATATCTGCTTTCTGAACCATCCTCGAACCAAAGCTTTTTACTGGCGCTATTCATCAGATCGCTGACTTGTTCTAGAAGGTTGATAACTCGTTTTTGTAAATCTTGAATATTTGGCATTAGCACATCAGCGTCCATTGAACTAGCTCCCATTAAGCTTTCCCATCCAACAGAATTACAGTTTTAGCATTAATAAAACAACGGTGAAAACTCTGATAAAGCTGAATTGTTAGTACCTATGCAAATCTCATTCGCAGCTTACGCACACATTCTCTTATATCTGTTTAGATATGTTGATACTAACTTTAGAGCTTTATACCAATATTACTGCTATGTATATTTCAGAGCGAAAACTGGATTATTTATTTAACCAAAACATTGCTACCAATGCCCACAACACCCCACGCGCCGCCCAAAATGCTCAACAAATGCAGCGTTTGGGTTTCTGGGATACTCCAGAAAGCCGAGAAGTAGTCACACAGCATCTTCAGCAAGTGGTTCAAACTCCCGACAACGTTGTTGAACGGTTAACAAGAACTTTTGTAGACAAAGCAGGAACAATAGTAGAGTCAGAAATTGAAGTGCGCGAGTCCCTTCTTGCTGGCGCATCGGGAAAATTTGCTAAAGTAAAAAGTTCTTGGGAAATTATGCCAGATGGAACTCGTAGATTTGTCAGTGCAGAAATTTACGGCAGCTGACTACAGTTTAGCTTCATAAGCGTTATGCTCATATTATTAATTGCTTGCCTGGATCTGCGCTTATGAAACTCCGCCAAAAGTTTGATGAACTGGCAATGCTGGAATTGTTCTATGCCGAACCAGTAATTGCTAATCCTGCTGATGGATACTGGTGTTATGAAGTAACCGATGCTTTAGGCATCAAACTACGCTTTGGCATGGATGTAATTCAAGAATCGGTTCAAATTAATCTAAAACTTGCTGATGTCTCTATTTTTAACTTCACCTTTGAGATGGTTGAAGATATGGAAATTCTCGATCCAGACAAGGGAAAGTTTGCTTTTGAAGTAGCAGCCAAAAATCAAGAAGTTAAAACAAAAATACAAGTAGAACTAAGACCTTACATTAGAATCGAGGGAGCTACTTTAAGAGGCTTTTACTAAAAGAGTGGATTTAACCAATGAGAAAATAGACATGGCTTTTTATGTCCAGCTTTGGAAAGAAAAGGAAGACGATACCAGCGTCGTCTATTGTTTTGGCCCCCACGAACAGCTATTTGGCAGACTGTGGTTAGATAAAAGTAATGGCGTAGTTAAAGAAATCGAGCCAGTTCCTACTAATAACTCAGAGGCTATATTTCCGAGAGCAGCAGTCAAAATCCGCCAGCATTGGAAACAGGGAAACTTGCCGGAAAAAACTTGCTGGGCATCGTGAAAACAGAAGACCATAAAAATGTCACAAGTGAAAGGTATCCTGAGAGAGTTCAAGGAACGGTTAGCTCAGTTTGCCAACCACACTTAACTAGCAAAGCTCTCGCCCAATGGTCGGATGAGCAATATTGGTATTTAATGGAAGGATCGGGTAAAGATGATAAAACGCGATCGGCTAAATTTCTCCGCGAGGTGCTTTATGATGTGGCTGCACAATGGGAGTGTTTAGTTGCTGAATTCCACTCTACCAAAATTGAATTTCCAGAAGAATTGATTACAGATTGGTTTTCCCAGGTAACACAATTTATAGAAAGTGATGAAGAAGCAGGGGAAAGTTTGCTTTTGAAGTAGCAGCGAAAAATCAAGAAGTTAAAA
It contains:
- a CDS encoding Rpn family recombination-promoting nuclease/putative transposase is translated as MRFINPKTDFAFKKIFGSEQSKDILISFLNALLYNGNSTIEDLEILNPYLAPKIRGIKDTYLDVKAKITGDKTVIIEMQVLNVEGFEKRILYNAAKAYSIQLDSGENYNLLNPVIALTITDFEMFTNWDKVISRFALKEQDYLVDYSIYDIELVFVELPKFNKELSQLETITDKWIYFLKTARSLETVPEEIGEIPEIQKAFSIANQANLTRAELEDLEKREIYIHDQRNAITKAVNQNRREIAKRLIDLGLDDQTISQTTGLNLEEVRNLRVK
- a CDS encoding dynamin family protein, which translates into the protein MNTGKSTIINAIIGQELLPSSATAMTTLPTEIVFKVNATQPILKLSDGIRSAFEKAFLALKGKIDQHGINEVINQTGEYPHLAGLLTQINTMQDFPVPSEIAGSEEINKILTNLNHIIRLCSILELSEDPLQSLDEKDVPRIETPFFRVQQNQQSEKLGNLVIVDTPGPNESGVSTKLEYVVSKQLANSQLVLIVLDFTQLKAQPAEKIKDEVQKVIRTRGKQNLYVLVNKVDQRRKGDMDTDMVRQFVANNLQLVNIDDTDRVFEISARQAFCSMDFLRESQQSSDIKASEAAQALAQEIWRVDWEEELEDATVEKLQRKAGRLWQESGFAPFLEKAINVIMEQVAPRCMESALNLCLVRLDSLCESVQARRSYIDSDAQKLKKAIDELNQELASLADCRKRLEQEVGKTKKQIDVTVNGNLERLKTNVIEKLDSLLISYAVDSFRNAIARVSKYFMNLLNGDTGEFEFENEEDAKSFATKIADFIKQVIETELNSVCENTEKQTEILIQELSSLLERRTQPIIKRAQERLKKDFDVHFSSEPLRIVDVYVKLNKPKGESKYTDDFVDFLKNLFDGLFISVFNEVILNNPLMQSIRQAVHMAIDAVTGWFSNFFGFQPQKKGKYYINLIHYRGEVIKLFESKVEEVKQEAKEYTEGYFEKKVEIYFKALDACLGEYKNDLEQSLKDKELPVKTLEQLKQALDSFADGAGKLEVDKLKEEAETLRRDTNLLISNL